ATTGCTATTCGGGTACAAACTTATCAATTAGCTAGACATATGGTAACAGCAGGGCAGGGTATTGCCATTGTGGACCCCTTTACCGCAGCACAAGCATCTCCGTCATTGAGTGCCAGAGCGCTAACGCCCTCCATTCCAGTCACTTTATATAGTGTGTCGCGAAAAAACGAAGTGCTTAATGCCAGCCAGCAGTTTTTTATTGAGCAAGTACAACAACAAGCTCATGTGTTACTTAGCTAACAACTGCTTACTTAAGCAGATGTCTAAAGTAAGCAAATTATCGATAAGCGCTATAGCTAGCCGCCCACTTTTAATACTTTATGGCCACTTTTCACTAACAAGTTTTCAATTTCAGGTAAGCGATCGCCTTGTATTTCTATGACTCCTTTTTTAATCGCGCCCCCCGTGCCGAGTTGTTTTTTTAACTGTTTGGCCAGCGGCTCTATTTGCTCGGGTGGTGCGCCATAAATGCACACCACGCCTGCGCCTTTTCGACCTTTTGTCTCTCGGCGCAAACGCAAAATGCCATCGTTTGGAAAAGACGAGCCTTGCGCACCTGAGTTTTCTGCGGGCGTTTGCCAGTTAGGATCCGTACTATAAACCAAATTAGACACACCAACTCCTGTAACTATTAAAGCGGAGCACGAGTGAAGCGCCCCTGTACCAAAGTA
This genomic window from Oceanisphaera avium contains:
- a CDS encoding translation initiation factor, whose amino-acid sequence is MSNLVYSTDPNWQTPAENSGAQGSSFPNDGILRLRRETKGRKGAGVVCIYGAPPEQIEPLAKQLKKQLGTGGAIKKGVIEIQGDRLPEIENLLVKSGHKVLKVGG